One stretch of Streptomyces hygroscopicus DNA includes these proteins:
- a CDS encoding erythronolide synthase, protein MRTLATPAPSDASVDAVLAVNPLHRPSPRLTAAAGRAGALGVLELPERRRDAIEALRRTARWSGGRPFGVRVRPGCPLGVADLPEGATTVLLADPARTAADFPGRRVLVEVTSLAGAADAVHAGAAGLLLRGSECGGRAGELSTFVLLQGVLADPGIAVPVWAWGGIGPRTAAAAVAGGAAGVVLDVQLALLDEAEPDAETAEALGSLDGSESVLVDGVRFLRRRGPQAPEQPTDSAAAERAFAATDPLRRLLPVGQDGYLAASFAARSATVAEAVRRVRDAIGRATVGERAATALAEDSAGARALGTRLPVAQGPMTRVSDEPAFAAAVAADGALPFLALALADAARTRAMLERTRDSLPEGASWGVGILGFADEQVKEAQLAVVRELKPTHAVIAGGRPAQAAALEAEGISAFLHVPSPGLLRQFLAAGARKFIFEGAECGGHIGPRNSFPLWEAQTEVLREFLAEQGPAAATELTVLLAGGIHDARSAAMAATVAAPLTEAGAAFGVLMGTAYLVTAEAVGAGAIRPLFQRRVLAADRTDLLETAPGHATRCAASEVTRDFAALRDELTAQGVPDREVWERLERFNVGRLRIASKGVERVGDELRAVDEERQGTEGMFMAGEVSVLRAEVTTIAALHREVTEGAAAWLAERAAAVPAPSAEEAPAPLRVAVIGMAAMFPGARDLGEFWANVVSGTDSITEVPAERWDPELYYAPDGDGERTPSRWGGFLPRIPFDPLSYGIPPASLPSIEPVQLLALEAARRALADAGYQGPEADHRRTSVIFGAEAGSDLANASTLRTVLPAYVGTLPPGLEEQLPKLTEDSFPGMLANVIAGRIANRLDLGGANYTVDAACASSLTAVDAACKELVTGTSDLVLCGGADLHNGINDYLLFSSVHALSPSGRSATFDASADGIALGEGVACVALKRLADAERDGDRIYAVIDGVGSASDGRGLGLTAPRPEGQRAALTRAYTNARISPAEVGLIEAHGTGTVVGDRTELATLTEVFREHGAEPGSCAIGSVKSQIGHTKCAAGLAGLIKATLALYHGVKPPTLHLGNPNPAWEANTSPFAFHTSTAPWAVEPADRIAGVSAFGFGGTNFHVVLRAHDQAPAAHALDAWPAELFTFRGREEQAAVKAVRALLALIDQDGGHSRLRDLARHAAHRSDQAAVRGEPVLIAVVARSSAELPELLRRAAEGEHAPADGIHLARAVPREVAEGRLALLFPGQGSQRPGMLAPLFAAFPGLHRHLHLGARWADALFPPAALDAEAAARTRARITDTAVAQPALGITALAATELLSSLGVRPAMAGGHSYGELAALAAAGVFTPDELLAASAARAEAILGRVPEGDAGTMAAVGASAGQVEEVLRLADLEGDVVAANHNSPTQTVISGPSEAIAAAVAQLKDAGYSAKPLSVACAFHSPLLDGAGEDFGTHLAGLDLPAPAFPVWANRTAARYPDDAEGIRAELTAQLGSPVRFAEQIEAMYEAGARVFAEAGPGRVLSRLVADVLGDRPHRTVPLEGGRDGGLPAFLTALAQLAVSGTELRTRPLFTGRDTVDPATAKAVRRAGFTVDGHLLRRADGAFPPHALLPARPVTEFTVSDPRHLPAPAAGPEALIAEFLRSSREMVSAQRDVLLSYLGAPELPPGTTRSTTQAIPAAHIVPAVTTSTAAAPGPVPAPVTAPAPAAAPGASVLDTVLEVVAGLTGYPVDMLEPDLDLEADLSIDSIKRAEIAGELAARLGVAAEGGEQLEELSGVRTAEGMASLLAARLGTPAAVPSAAPASAAAGARDRDVPVLDTVLEVVAGLTGYPVDMLEPDLDLEADLSIDSIKRTEIVGELGDRLALNAAGADLEALSGARTVAALGALLEAALGSVPAPAEAPTPTPTPAVDGPRPEITAPQRLLFTEHVLEPVTARPEPGRRVQLLGGGETAIELSALLAEAGVETELVPDGELPAAGEETVVHLTPLDAEGPVLPDAFALYQRVLAAGPRRLLAADRRGAGAPSGLRGFFRTVAREYPETHATLAEIPDGASAAEAVRALFAELAAPEHEPVVLLDQGGGRRALRLALTPLGSIATSGAGPAGDGTAEAEAVGLDRESVVLLVGGARGITARFARTLAAAARCRLVLFGRTPEPAAAEDPATAGATDRASLRGALLAAKLTTTPADTERRVSAILAEREVRATLAALRKMGGEVEYQRVDVTDTEAVGAAVKEVYAQYGRLDGLVYAAGLIEDKLIAEKTPESFARVFTTKADGARTVLDAVDRLPVSPRFAVLFGSIAAALGNRGQSDYAGANDALEELGRRWSGAERRGLTVHWGPWAASETGGGMVGPELMRSYAARGIKLIDLEEGPLSLLRELAYGAPDEHTVVLTASGW, encoded by the coding sequence ATGCGGACGCTCGCCACCCCTGCGCCGTCAGATGCATCGGTAGACGCCGTCCTCGCGGTCAACCCGCTGCATCGCCCCTCGCCCCGCCTCACCGCCGCGGCCGGCCGGGCAGGCGCCCTCGGCGTGCTCGAACTGCCCGAGCGTCGCCGCGATGCCATCGAGGCCCTGCGGCGCACCGCCCGCTGGTCCGGCGGCCGTCCCTTCGGGGTCCGGGTCCGTCCTGGCTGCCCGCTCGGCGTCGCGGACCTTCCCGAGGGCGCCACGACCGTGCTGCTCGCCGACCCCGCACGGACCGCCGCCGACTTCCCCGGGCGCCGTGTGCTCGTCGAGGTCACCAGCCTCGCCGGAGCCGCCGACGCCGTTCACGCCGGCGCCGCCGGGCTGCTGCTGCGCGGCAGCGAGTGCGGCGGCAGGGCCGGTGAGCTGAGCACGTTCGTCCTGCTGCAAGGGGTTCTCGCCGACCCGGGGATCGCCGTGCCGGTCTGGGCGTGGGGCGGCATCGGCCCGCGCACGGCCGCCGCCGCGGTCGCCGGTGGAGCGGCGGGCGTGGTGCTCGACGTCCAACTCGCGCTGCTCGACGAGGCCGAACCGGATGCCGAGACCGCCGAGGCACTCGGCTCGCTGGACGGTTCCGAGAGCGTCCTCGTCGACGGGGTGCGGTTCCTGCGCCGCCGCGGGCCGCAGGCCCCCGAGCAGCCCACCGACAGCGCCGCCGCCGAACGCGCCTTCGCCGCCACCGACCCCCTGCGGCGCCTCCTGCCGGTCGGTCAGGACGGCTACCTCGCCGCCTCCTTCGCCGCCCGCTCCGCCACCGTCGCCGAGGCGGTCCGAAGGGTCCGCGACGCGATCGGCCGGGCCACCGTCGGCGAGCGGGCCGCCACCGCGCTGGCCGAGGACTCCGCCGGGGCCCGCGCGCTCGGCACCCGCCTGCCCGTCGCCCAGGGCCCGATGACCCGGGTCAGCGACGAGCCCGCGTTCGCCGCCGCCGTGGCAGCCGACGGCGCCCTGCCCTTCCTCGCCCTCGCCCTCGCCGACGCCGCGCGCACCCGGGCCATGCTGGAGCGCACCCGGGACTCGCTGCCCGAGGGCGCCTCCTGGGGCGTGGGCATCCTGGGCTTCGCCGACGAGCAGGTCAAGGAGGCCCAGCTCGCCGTCGTCCGGGAGCTGAAACCCACGCACGCCGTCATCGCGGGCGGCCGTCCCGCACAGGCCGCCGCGCTGGAGGCGGAGGGCATATCGGCCTTCCTGCACGTGCCCTCGCCGGGGCTGCTGCGGCAGTTCCTCGCGGCGGGTGCCCGCAAGTTCATCTTCGAGGGCGCCGAGTGCGGCGGTCACATCGGGCCCCGCAACAGCTTCCCGCTGTGGGAGGCGCAGACCGAGGTGCTGCGCGAGTTCCTCGCCGAGCAGGGCCCCGCGGCGGCCACGGAGCTGACCGTGCTCCTCGCGGGCGGTATCCACGACGCCCGGTCGGCCGCCATGGCCGCGACCGTCGCCGCCCCGCTGACCGAGGCGGGCGCCGCCTTCGGCGTGCTGATGGGCACCGCCTACCTGGTCACCGCCGAGGCGGTCGGCGCGGGCGCCATCCGGCCGCTCTTCCAGCGGCGGGTCCTCGCCGCCGACCGCACCGACCTGCTGGAGACCGCGCCTGGCCACGCCACCCGGTGCGCGGCCAGCGAGGTCACCCGCGACTTCGCCGCGCTGCGGGACGAACTCACCGCCCAGGGCGTGCCGGACCGCGAGGTCTGGGAGCGCTTGGAGCGGTTCAACGTCGGCCGGCTGCGCATCGCCTCCAAGGGCGTCGAGCGGGTCGGGGACGAACTGCGCGCGGTGGACGAGGAACGCCAGGGCACCGAGGGCATGTTCATGGCCGGCGAGGTCAGCGTGCTGCGCGCCGAGGTCACCACCATCGCGGCTCTGCACCGGGAGGTGACCGAGGGCGCCGCCGCCTGGCTCGCCGAGCGCGCCGCCGCCGTCCCCGCCCCGTCCGCCGAGGAGGCACCCGCGCCGCTGCGCGTGGCCGTGATCGGCATGGCCGCGATGTTCCCCGGCGCCCGGGACCTGGGCGAGTTCTGGGCCAACGTGGTGTCCGGCACCGACAGCATCACCGAGGTGCCCGCCGAACGCTGGGACCCCGAGCTGTACTACGCACCGGACGGTGACGGCGAACGCACCCCCTCCCGCTGGGGCGGCTTCCTGCCCCGGATCCCGTTCGACCCGCTGAGCTACGGCATCCCGCCCGCCTCGCTGCCCAGCATCGAACCCGTGCAGTTGCTCGCCCTGGAGGCCGCCCGGCGCGCACTCGCCGACGCCGGCTACCAGGGGCCGGAAGCCGACCACCGCCGCACCTCGGTGATCTTCGGCGCCGAGGCGGGCAGCGACCTGGCCAACGCCTCCACCCTGCGCACCGTGCTGCCCGCCTACGTCGGCACGCTGCCGCCCGGTCTGGAGGAGCAACTGCCGAAGCTGACCGAGGACTCGTTCCCCGGCATGCTCGCCAACGTCATCGCGGGGCGCATCGCCAACCGGCTCGACCTCGGCGGCGCCAACTACACCGTCGACGCGGCCTGCGCCTCCTCGCTCACCGCCGTGGACGCCGCCTGCAAGGAACTCGTCACCGGCACCAGCGACCTGGTCCTGTGCGGCGGCGCCGACCTGCACAACGGCATCAACGACTACCTGCTCTTCTCCTCGGTGCACGCGCTGTCGCCCTCCGGCCGCTCGGCCACCTTCGACGCGAGCGCGGACGGCATCGCCCTCGGCGAGGGCGTCGCCTGCGTGGCCCTCAAGCGCCTTGCCGACGCCGAACGCGACGGCGACCGGATCTACGCGGTGATCGACGGCGTCGGCAGCGCCAGCGACGGCCGTGGCCTCGGCCTGACCGCGCCCCGCCCCGAAGGCCAGCGCGCCGCCCTGACCCGCGCCTACACCAACGCCCGGATCTCCCCGGCCGAGGTCGGCCTGATCGAGGCGCACGGCACCGGCACCGTCGTCGGCGACCGCACCGAACTCGCCACCCTCACCGAGGTGTTCCGGGAACACGGGGCCGAACCCGGCTCCTGCGCCATCGGCTCGGTCAAGTCGCAGATCGGGCACACCAAGTGCGCCGCCGGACTGGCCGGACTGATCAAGGCCACCCTCGCGCTCTACCACGGCGTCAAGCCGCCCACCCTGCACCTCGGCAACCCCAACCCGGCTTGGGAGGCGAACACCAGCCCCTTCGCCTTCCACACCTCCACCGCCCCCTGGGCCGTCGAACCGGCCGACCGGATCGCGGGCGTCAGCGCCTTCGGCTTCGGCGGCACCAACTTCCACGTCGTCCTGCGCGCCCACGACCAAGCGCCCGCCGCACACGCCCTGGACGCCTGGCCGGCCGAGCTGTTCACCTTCCGCGGCCGCGAGGAGCAGGCCGCCGTCAAGGCGGTCCGCGCCCTGCTCGCCCTGATCGACCAGGACGGCGGCCACAGCCGCCTGCGCGACCTCGCGCGCCACGCCGCCCACCGCAGCGACCAGGCCGCCGTGCGCGGCGAACCCGTACTGATCGCGGTGGTCGCCCGCTCGTCGGCCGAACTGCCAGAGCTGCTGCGCCGGGCCGCCGAGGGCGAACACGCCCCCGCCGACGGCATCCACCTCGCCCGCGCCGTGCCGCGGGAGGTCGCGGAGGGCCGGCTCGCGCTGCTCTTCCCGGGCCAGGGCAGCCAGCGCCCCGGGATGCTCGCGCCGCTCTTCGCGGCCTTCCCCGGACTCCACCGCCACCTGCACCTCGGCGCCCGCTGGGCCGACGCGCTCTTCCCGCCGGCCGCACTCGACGCCGAGGCCGCGGCCCGCACCCGGGCCCGGATCACCGACACGGCCGTGGCCCAGCCCGCCCTCGGCATCACCGCGCTCGCCGCCACCGAACTGCTCAGCTCGCTCGGGGTGCGCCCCGCGATGGCCGGCGGCCACAGCTACGGCGAACTCGCCGCGCTCGCCGCCGCCGGAGTGTTCACCCCCGACGAACTGCTCGCCGCCAGCGCCGCCCGCGCCGAGGCCATCCTCGGCCGGGTCCCGGAGGGCGACGCGGGGACCATGGCCGCGGTCGGTGCCTCCGCCGGCCAGGTCGAGGAGGTGCTGCGCCTCGCGGACCTGGAAGGCGACGTGGTGGCCGCCAACCACAACTCGCCCACCCAGACGGTCATCTCGGGCCCGAGCGAGGCGATCGCCGCCGCCGTCGCCCAACTGAAGGACGCCGGATACAGCGCCAAGCCGCTGAGCGTGGCCTGCGCCTTCCACAGCCCGCTGCTCGACGGCGCGGGTGAGGACTTCGGCACCCACCTCGCCGGACTGGACCTGCCGGCCCCGGCCTTCCCGGTCTGGGCCAACCGCACCGCGGCCCGCTACCCCGACGACGCCGAGGGCATCCGCGCCGAACTGACCGCCCAGCTCGGCTCCCCGGTCCGCTTCGCGGAACAGATCGAGGCGATGTACGAGGCGGGCGCCCGGGTCTTCGCCGAGGCCGGGCCCGGCCGGGTGCTCAGCCGCCTGGTGGCGGACGTGCTCGGGGACCGCCCGCACCGCACCGTGCCGCTGGAGGGCGGCCGCGACGGCGGACTGCCCGCCTTCCTGACCGCGCTCGCCCAACTCGCCGTCAGCGGGACGGAGCTGCGCACCCGGCCGCTGTTCACCGGCCGCGACACCGTCGACCCCGCTACCGCCAAAGCCGTCCGGCGGGCCGGTTTCACCGTCGACGGCCACCTGCTGCGCCGCGCCGACGGCGCCTTTCCGCCGCACGCCCTGCTCCCCGCCCGACCCGTGACGGAGTTCACCGTGTCCGACCCGCGTCACCTCCCCGCGCCGGCCGCCGGTCCCGAAGCGCTGATCGCGGAGTTCCTCCGCAGCAGCCGGGAGATGGTCTCCGCCCAGCGCGACGTCCTGCTCTCCTACCTGGGAGCACCCGAACTTCCGCCCGGGACGACGCGGTCGACCACGCAGGCGATACCCGCGGCACACATCGTCCCGGCCGTCACCACGTCGACGGCCGCCGCCCCGGGGCCCGTCCCCGCGCCCGTCACCGCTCCCGCCCCCGCCGCCGCGCCGGGTGCCTCGGTCCTGGACACCGTTCTCGAAGTGGTCGCGGGGCTCACCGGCTACCCGGTGGACATGCTGGAGCCGGATCTCGATCTGGAGGCCGATCTCAGCATCGACTCCATCAAGCGGGCCGAGATCGCCGGTGAACTGGCCGCCCGGCTGGGCGTCGCCGCCGAGGGAGGCGAGCAGCTTGAGGAGCTGAGCGGTGTCCGTACCGCCGAAGGCATGGCCTCGCTCCTCGCCGCCCGGCTCGGCACCCCCGCCGCCGTCCCGTCCGCCGCGCCCGCCTCCGCCGCGGCAGGCGCCCGGGACCGTGACGTGCCGGTCCTGGACACCGTTCTCGAAGTGGTCGCGGGGCTCACCGGCTACCCGGTGGACATGCTGGAGCCGGATCTCGATCTGGAGGCCGATCTCAGCATCGACTCCATCAAGCGCACCGAGATCGTCGGCGAACTCGGCGACCGCCTCGCCCTGAACGCCGCCGGGGCGGACCTCGAAGCGCTCAGCGGCGCCCGTACCGTCGCCGCGCTCGGCGCACTCCTGGAGGCAGCCCTCGGCTCCGTTCCGGCGCCCGCCGAGGCCCCCACCCCCACCCCCACTCCCGCCGTCGACGGACCACGCCCGGAGATCACCGCCCCGCAGCGGCTGCTGTTCACCGAACACGTCCTCGAACCGGTCACCGCCCGCCCGGAGCCCGGCCGCCGGGTACAGCTCCTCGGCGGCGGCGAGACCGCCATCGAGCTGTCCGCGCTGCTGGCCGAGGCCGGCGTCGAGACCGAGCTGGTCCCCGACGGCGAATTGCCCGCCGCGGGCGAAGAGACGGTGGTGCACCTGACGCCGCTGGACGCCGAAGGACCCGTGCTGCCCGACGCCTTCGCCCTCTACCAGCGGGTCCTCGCCGCCGGGCCGCGTCGCCTGCTCGCCGCCGACCGGCGGGGCGCCGGGGCGCCCAGCGGGCTGCGCGGCTTCTTCCGCACGGTGGCCCGCGAGTACCCCGAGACCCACGCCACGCTGGCCGAGATCCCCGACGGGGCGAGCGCCGCCGAGGCCGTCCGCGCCCTCTTCGCCGAACTCGCCGCCCCCGAGCACGAGCCGGTGGTGCTGCTGGACCAGGGCGGCGGGCGCCGCGCCCTGCGCCTGGCGCTCACCCCGCTCGGCTCGATCGCCACCAGCGGCGCCGGACCGGCGGGTGACGGCACCGCCGAGGCCGAGGCCGTCGGGCTCGACCGTGAGTCGGTGGTCCTCCTGGTCGGCGGCGCCCGGGGCATCACCGCCCGCTTCGCCCGCACCCTCGCCGCCGCGGCCCGCTGCCGCCTGGTCCTCTTCGGCCGCACTCCGGAACCCGCGGCCGCCGAGGATCCGGCCACGGCCGGTGCCACCGACCGTGCCTCGCTGCGCGGCGCCCTGCTCGCCGCGAAGCTCACCACCACTCCCGCCGATACCGAACGCCGGGTCTCGGCGATCCTCGCCGAGCGCGAGGTACGCGCCACCCTGGCCGCCCTGCGAAAGATGGGCGGTGAGGTCGAGTACCAGCGGGTGGACGTGACGGACACGGAGGCCGTCGGCGCCGCGGTCAAGGAGGTGTACGCCCAGTACGGACGGCTCGACGGGCTGGTCTACGCCGCCGGGCTCATCGAGGACAAGCTGATCGCGGAGAAGACCCCGGAGTCCTTCGCCCGGGTCTTCACCACCAAGGCCGACGGCGCCCGCACCGTCCTCGACGCGGTGGACCGGTTGCCGGTGAGCCCACGCTTCGCCGTCCTCTTCGGCTCCATCGCCGCCGCCCTCGGCAACCGCGGCCAGAGCGACTACGCCGGCGCCAACGACGCCCTGGAGGAACTGGGCCGCCGCTGGTCCGGTGCCGAGCGGCGCGGTCTGACCGTGCACTGGGGCCCCTGGGCCGCTTCCGAGACCGGCGGCGGCATGGTCGGCCCGGAGCTGATGCGCTCCTACGCGGCCCGCGGCATCAAACTGATCGACCTGGAGGAAGGCCCGCTCAGCCTGTTGCGTGAACTCGCCTACGGCGCCCCGGACGAGCACACCGTCGTCCTGACCGCCTCCGGCTGGTGA